gatgaagtcgctccaatgaatgctgaggatggagcggagacaacgctggtggaagcgttctaggagataTTGGAGATCAATTAACATTATTGTAAGAGCAGAatggttagtatagtggttagtgcaatattacaacaccagcaacaagGTTCAaacccagtgctgtctgtaaggcgtttgtacattctttccgtATCCATGTCCcaagtttcttctgggtgctctggtttccttccatgctCCAAAGACATAGGGAGTTAGTCAGTTAATTTactacatgggtgtatttgggcaaacTCCTGAgtttgtgctgtatctctaaataaaatttttaaacatttggagATTTCCTCATTGTTCTAACCTGTTGCTTCTGGGATGAGGCCGTATGGATTGCTAGTTCTGTCAAAAAGGTCACAAGATTACCCCACCAAGAATAAAGTTTGTGATTTTCTTGTAGTCCCTGGGGATCAAGATGCTAGGCCAGAATGCTTGCATGAAAGTAAATGACCATTAGATTAGGACTTGTATTAAAATTGGTGAGGATGAAGGAAAACTGGTAAAAAGGCAGTTGCTTCAacacaaatttttttaaagattatgaTGAATGAAccaaccaggttgattccagagctTCTACAGCGGCTTCGAAGGAGGGGACTTGTTGGGGCTTCGAAGGAGGGGACTTGTTGGGGCTTCGAAGGAGGGGACTTGTTGGGGCTTCGAAGGAGGGGACTTGTTGGGGCTTCGAAGGAGGGGACTTGTTGGGGCTTCGAAGGAGGGGACTTGTTGGGGCTTCGAAGGAGGGGACTTGTTGGGGCTTCGAAGGAGGGGACTTGTTGGGGCTTCGAAGGAGGGGACTTGTTGGGGCTTCGAAGGAGGGGACTTGTTGGGGCTTCGAAGGAGGGGACTTGTTGGGGCTTCGAAGGAGGGGACTTGTTGGGGCTTTGAAGGAGGGGACTTGTTGGGGCTTTGAAGGAGGGGACTTGTTGGGGCTTCGAAGGAGACTTGGGGTTTAGAAGGAGAGGACTTGTTGGGGTTTAGAAGGTATGAAAGGGAACAAGATAGAAAGTGGTTGCTTCCAATGGTAGGATGAGAACTATGAgaaatagcctcaagattcatgaTAATGAATTTGTGAcaatttccattttttccattctggactacaaaatggaaaaattccagaattattttttttaatttaaacacacagcacggtaacaggccatttaggcccacaagtccttgctgcccaatttacacccattaacctacacccccggtatattttgaagggtgggaggaagctggagcccccagagaaaacccagacacgaggagaatgtacaaactctttacagacagcatggggtaTGTACACCGGCTCAGCCCCAATCGGTGGCACTGTAAAAgaagttgcactaaccactataccaaTTGTGCTGCCCTGTTCTACTTGCATCCTCAACTACGTTTAGGCCTAACCAAAGATGCAAGTATGTGACAgtgtacattttaaaatataggtccatattTAAAGTCCAATAAAAGTTAACTCCAAAGTTTAAAAACATCACCATCAATTATTTTTTTACTACCCCTCATCAACATTGGTTGATTCGATTTCACCAGTGTGCCACCACACTTCCAAGTTTCATGAGAATCCCAATAGAGGTCTGGAGGAAATGTTGCTTTCTTAATAAAATTATGGTCACACCTCCAATGTAATTAGTGTCATATAAAACAGGTTTGAGCATCAAATGGCAggtcaattttatttacaaaactgGAGCATTACAAAATCTTGCTTGTTAGATGATCACAGCTGAGTATGCAACAGAACTTCTTTTCTTGCTGTATTTCTGCTCCATTCACAATTTAGTCCAACTGCGAAAACCAAAATTGACAGCATGTTACAGGCACATTCAGTGTTCTGTGACTAAACCAAATCAACTATGGTGATATGACAACACACTGATTGTCAAAATTAGTTCACTTGTTTATAAAACCAAATATTACAGCCAGATATACAAGTTCTGAAAAAGTTGATATCTCAACCTTGCTCTGGCTGTTTTACCCTACCCACAGTAAAAGGAAATtactgagtaaaacacaaaattctgcagatgctgtgattgtagtaaaacacataaCTGTTGGGAAAACTCATTCAGTCTCATAAGAGGTAACTGCTTGACAGAAATATcgggcaaattggaggaacacctcatcttccatttgggcattctccaaccagatggcatcaacattgactTCTGTCTTCCATTATCCCTCCTTCCtattcttctccctccctcccccccccttctttccccagctctttttctctcttcaattttcAACTTTGCTCTTGTCATATCCAATTACAATAACATTTtaggttggtctggattcctaccCGGGACAGTTTTGGGTCTTTATTCCCACACGTTGTTCTTTGCTCAATCTTAATCTATCTTTATGCCCGacggacgctgcaagactggcagagttcctccaacatttaccGTGTTTTTTACTGAAAGGAAATTAGTGCCCTGATATAAATCGGGAACCAACTTGACCACCACAAGGGGGGCCGAACCGAGACATCgcagctcctccaaccttcaaTAAGCAGGGCAGACGGCCGATTCCCTCTCTCCGACCACGAGGGCCCACTCCTCCTTACCTTGACGAAGCCGATATCCTTGGCGTACTGCCGAAAGCACTGGCGGCACATGTTCAGGCCGTACTTCCGGATCAGTCCGTGACGGTTGGCGCAGACCCGGCTGCGAAACAAAACAAGATTAGACGTCAGGCGAGCGGGGACGGGCTCCGCACCAGGCCCGGGGATGTAGGCCTCAGCTCCCGTCCGAAGCCTCCATCCACCTCCTCTCCCGGCCTTCCCCACCCAATCCCCAACATCCATCAACCGGAGCCCCTCGGCCCGCGGGCGGGCTGGCCGGATACGCACCATGACCGGGAGCCCTGGCCGAATTTCCTCGGGTGAGACCAGTAGAGCTGCTGGTGACCCATCTCCCAACGCGGCGGAAGGTCCAAAGGAAAGAGCGCCGCCGACGCACGCGCTCTTTAACCTCTTCCCAGCATCCTCGGAGTCGCCCTCATTAGCATATCACGTTGGTTATGGGTGACGTAATACGCAGAAGCGTCCAAGAGTCAAACACGGAAGCccgcagacaccgtgattgaagtagagATCAACGATAAAGCTACAGGTGCCTGGCCACATTTTGCTCcatccttgatgaaggggtcaagccagGAACGTCGGTTTTGCTCCTTATCTTTGATGtctaaagttcactgtttgacctgctgagtttctccaacatttgggggggggtttaatcCATGTGATGCTTTCACACTCCACCATCACTGctcacataagaaataggagtaggacGACGCcgtctggcccatcaagccagctccgcttcctcctaagtaacataaaaaacaaagaatttggaattgatttggatggtgcacaaaaaagatttgttaagatagctctagccgtagcaaaaaaatgtattatgtcaacctggaaattggaagataatttgaaaatacaacaatggtatatagaaatgaataaatgtattccattagaaaaaataacatatagtttaagaaataatattgaaatatttgaacaaatattggagccttacatgaaacacaatagagaaaacctaccggggacattcactacctaaattaacgaaaggagaaggaaatgaaaagaattgactcagtggaatttcttgtttatttttattgaatgacaacattgtttgactggtttaatgtatcctagattttgtactttaaatggacggggcgggggggggggggaggtagggagggtgggatgggaggagggagggggggagaaaatggcactgtatatatttgaaaaggaaaaagtatgtatcatggtcaatgtggtttatggtgtgaaaaataaaaaaaaattttaaaaagccagCTCCgcaattcaatgagatcacagctgatctgatgatgaactcatctccacttacctgccttttccttgtaaaacattgatccaatcttgtcttaaagaTATTTACTGagggtcacctccactgcttcaatgagtggtgaattccagattcaccaccctctaggaaaagaagttcctcctcatctccatcctaaatcttgaggctatgtcccctagttctagatttcccccaccaatggaaacaacttacctccctctatcttatctgtgcctttcataattttatacatttctataagatcccctctcattcttctcaattccagcaagtacagtcctagACTTCACAACTTCAGCTGTCCGAGTTCTTAAACTATTCTAGTGATCCTTAAAATTGTCATCCATCCATGTATAATCCTGATATCAAATTTTGGTTAATGTACAAGAACTGACTTAGAATGTTTCACTACATTAAGTGAGCAATTTAATTCTGGGCACAAAAGCAAAACTGTGGATgttgaaaatctaaaataaaagcagaaaatgctggaaatattgacAAGCTTGTGCACCATCCACGGAGAGGGTTAATTTTTCAAGTCAATGATTATAATATAATCTATTTATGTTATTGGAAATGACTTGGAAAATATTTGTGCCCCTCTAAAAGGGACATTTATTTCCTGGTTAATGTAAATGACAGGTTATTAAGGACCAACCTGCTTAAAGTCTCTTCCTCTCATAGCATCTGAATGGCATGGCCGACAACCGGTGGGCATTTTGGGACACTTTGCCTGAAAAGATTATCCATCTCTAGCACTGCAGGGACGATATTATTTAATTGGTGATTAAGTGgacatttttttatattttcacaGATGCCATTTGGGCAGAATTAATTCATTAAGGGCATCCACGAAGGATGAAAGGTAGCAATAAAATATCATGCTTGAACTTGGAACATTTTTCGCTTGCCTGAGAAGTCTGAAACTTTTGGGGGGAGCGGGGGTAAAGTTTGCAGGGCTAAAGTAAACACAAAAGTAATCTTTCAACTCAGCTGTTTCCCTCTCCACGGATACTGCCTGAGCATTTCCAACTTTTCCTCATGGATTTTGTACCAGTTtgtaatcccccccaccccccacctttctcAATGACTACCCCGCTCATTGAACCAGCCACTCAGTGGCTCCGCGGTGCCACCTCCTGGCTCCAGATACAGCGCCACCCGATTGCTATTGGTTGGGGTTTGCACCAATGGGCTGTCTGGGTGGGAGGCAGCTCAGGcgcgggctccctgaaagagtCCGGACGTTGGTGCGCGGCGGTTCGGGTTCAGTCGGTGCTTCCTATTCGGGACGGCCTTGTATTGTAAGTGTACATCAGTCGTGCACACCCGGGTGAAAGGGTGGCAGGCTTGACTAGCGAAGGGCTGGTatacccccaccctcacccccaccccacggCTGCTGCTGTGTCAGGCCAATTCAGGGCCTACTGGCCAGAACATTGCTCTATTTGAAGTCTTAACAACTCGGTTAAGTACTATTCAGATAACTACTCATTTGGTTTGCTTTGAACTCGTAACTACTTAGTTGATTTAGTTTCAAAGGCTAGGTTTACAGAAGGAACAACACTGGTCTTTTAAAAATGAGGATGGAGCCTCTGGGGGAGGAACTGTGATGTTTTGTcagggctgctggagatggaggcTAGTAGGATGAAAGGTAAAGACAATGTGGACTCCCTATGTTCTGTTTGGAGGGAAGGAGTAAGGCCAGTAGTCTGGCAAACTGAGGAAATGGGGACGAGTACTCCATAGACCACAGGAGAAGGAAAGTCActtttctggggaggggggggggggctgtgtgggggagagaagagaaaggACATTTCAGATATTCTGGAGTGGACTGCCTCCTCTTGACAGCAAATGTGATGGAGACTAGAACTGAGAAAGAGGGATGGTGTCTTTAAGAGAGTGAGAAAGGGAGTGGTTGAGGCAGCAGTGGGCATCAGCAAATGTCTGGTAGTTTGTCTCTAGGCTTTTTCAGGAGCATTCTACgcgaagaatgcacctgaagaagcagaagcggccctttaaattgccattcaggtggcagcacactccggctcctgcccagtgtcagctgtgatcagcagcctgagcctttaacatctgctttcagccagctgcattcaggaggCTGGGGGAGCCattgagctgagctgattatccctctcgaggagagttacgtagctcgcctcaagagcctcctgcacattcaggtggcctcaaaacagccgcatattggctaaatgtgcggctttacatgcggggcaattggccacctgaaagtgttttctggagatgAAGATCCacaaagtgggggtgggggtgggggggggggggggggagagaaagtgtCAGAATTTGAGAGCAGAGTTGAAGATGGTGGTGAAGatgataaaattgacaatattgaCCCATGAGTGTAGGAATCAATACAAGTCATATATGTTAATAGTTGAGGTGTGGAGAATTGGAACAAGGACAGTATGTTCCATGAAGCCACAAAAAGGCCAATGGAGCTGAGACTCATGTGAGTGCCCATAACTACATCTTTGATTTGTAGGCAGTGAGAGCAGGTCTTAAGGAAGATGTTAATTGTGGATGTAGGTAATGTAAGTGGATGAAAATTTGGCAAATTCAATTTAAGTTTTGGTTTAAAATAATATAAAACTAAATGTTTAAATTAAGAGACTTTAGAATGCAGCtgtatggaatggtctgcctatCCTATAATAGGGTGTTAGCATGCAGTATATCAAGGAATTCAGATAAATAGattattgaattgtttattgtcatgcatacAGAAGATACAGTAAGAAAATAATTGCTTGCTATTTAGGCAAGTCAGTCCATACTTGAGTAGGTGGAGCAATAATAAAGCAAAAGTGTGGTAAATCAAAATGTGCAGAATATAGTGCTGCTAGGGTAAAGTGCAAGATAtgaagaaaagtacagttaaacagtcCAACAGACATCATTTACAAGTGAGAACTTCATTCAAGAGtcagataacagcaggaaagtaaCTGTCCCTGAAactggaggtttgtgttttcaaccTTGTGTATCTTCTGACTGATGTAAGTGGGGTGTAAGAATGTTACCAGGGTGTGTCCTGAAGTATATTAGCAGTCTTTCTGAGGAAGTGGGAATGTTATTTATTTCAAAGATCCTGAGCACAAAAGAAAGGACATCATgctacaactgttcaaggtgtcAGTGATAAAACAGCTGGAGTACTACACATAACCTTGGCCTTCTTATTTGAGGACAAATATGCTTGGAGAAGATGAACCAAATCCATTCCTGGGATAAACAATAGGCtggagatgctgaaatctgaagccaaaaacaaattgctggaccTGCACGAGTAGAGAAAGAATAGTCACCATTTAGGATCTGAACCCAAACATCAAGACTTTTGATCATTCCTTTTCTTCCACTGTTGCTTCTCGACCTGCAGAATTCTTTTGAAGATTTTTGTTGCATAAGATGCACAGGTTGCTTTGTCCAGAAAGACTGCACAAATGCTTACTGGAGTTTACTAAAAAGAAAGGTGATCAAATGAACAATGAAAAATTGAAGTATTAAAGATTTGCAGGGGACCAGAAGAGATGTGTTCCAAAGATGCTTTCCCTTGTGGAATAATTTGGAACAAGAGGGAATTGTTTAATGGGCTATCCATTTAAGATGGATGGAGGAATGtagttttttgtaatatttttattccCTATCTAGAGAGTTGAATTATTGAATGTGGTTATAGATCAATCTCTAATCTATGGAGgaacttgctcctatttcttaaataattttccatttttaaagaTGCTAAACTTTTGCATATCCAATGTTTTAGTATCTGCATTGTAACTTTCAGAACCATCCCAGTGTCACTGTTTGTTGACTCCCTTGCATTATATTTTGTAACCCTATTCCCTTTAAACTCTTACTTTACctattcatattttattttctttcttaatgtcttttttaatattttattcattttgcacTTTATACAGCAATAAGCTCTTGCTAACAATCACAAGCCATCTTGCCCTGAGTCCTCTGCAGTCGATgttactcttttttttaaactgctgatTTTAATCACTGCCACTGATTGCTGTCCTTTTGGATCCTGGACCCAGGCAGCTGGAATTGTCGTTCTGGCCTTTTCTAACTGTCAAGACTTTCTCCAAATCGTATTTCGATAACCAGCTTTTGATAAATTACCCACACAGTCCCCTGGTTGTTCCTGAAAATATCTCCTGTTGTTTAAAGGCACTGGGTAAATGCATGTTCAAAATAATAAGAGTTTTTATTTATTGACATTTCGGTGGCATTGACAAAAGCCAAAGCTGCTAATTTTCTGTGGATGATGTCAAAAGAGGCAAATGGTTTAAACCAGTTTGAGAAGTTGAAACATTTCTTCATTAAGAGCACtttatcaaagttcaaatttattgtccgaCATTAAACCCAGAggattccaaaacccagcagcaatagaaattcaccaagacaatagttacttaaacaaaaatttcttttaattatctttaacataAATACAggattattattaacttaacccccttctaattctaagtgcatgtgtatgtaatgtttatatGTTCAGGCAAGTCCTttctttcacagtccaatcattcaattttcacttctccaagttcaccagtattgggCAATTCTTGTAATGTGCACAGaatgaacatttatgaatcttcaccaggctttgatgcttaaagttaaatggttaccaatcaggaaggttcttgttggtttcgatttgttgctcgttggacacacacaaactgatttcctccaatcagccacttcattgtcttgcagaagaaacgcgctccatcatgggttttccaaatcatagcctcttcttccagatctccagagttcctcttgtttcccttatttcaggagaaacactccagccagccatttcctcttgtaaggactacaagggttttgaacaggctgaactcagaacttgcaaccagtcttcaaaatggggtttttcaacaagcctgccagtttgccattt
Above is a genomic segment from Narcine bancroftii isolate sNarBan1 chromosome 2, sNarBan1.hap1, whole genome shotgun sequence containing:
- the rps29 gene encoding small ribosomal subunit protein uS14 produces the protein MGHQQLYWSHPRKFGQGSRSCRVCANRHGLIRKYGLNMCRQCFRQYAKDIGFVKLD